Genomic window (Vigna unguiculata cultivar IT97K-499-35 chromosome 10, ASM411807v1, whole genome shotgun sequence):
TCAAATAATTCTCTCAATGGTTCAATCCCTCCTACTTTAGGTCGTTTGGATAATTTGGTACatctctttcttgattctaacCAAATAGAAGGCTACATACCTGAAGAATTAGGGAATTTGTTCCAATTAGAAGTTTTGAGACTTAATCATAATAAGATCTCGGGTTTAATACCTgcaaaactttttcaaatggacAAAATGTTCTCCTTATATCTCTCATCAAATCAGTTATGCGGTTCAATTCCATTTGAAACCATGAAATGTCCTTACGCTACAATAGTTGATTTGAGCCATAACTTGTTTAATGGAAGCATAACTTCCCAAATTGGTTGTGTCAGTGACCTTAGTCTCAGTCACAATTTTCTTGTTGGTGAGATTCCATTTCCTTTTAGAAGGAGTTCCGTGCTTACGCGATTGGATCTTAGTTATAATAATCTCTCGGGTAAATTACACAAGGAACTTGCTAGTCTATCATATATAAATCTTTCATACAATTCATTTGACTTCTCACAAGATCTTGATTCAAAATCAGGGGTACCAGATTACTGCTATTTCAAGGAAGACTCATTAATTAATGATCACCACATGCCCAATTTCTCATACTGCCACTTGCTCAACCAAACAAATCCTCAAACTAGGAAAAGTAAGCCCGTGATCATGTTAATTCTTCTTcctatcattttcttcattcttttattactcctttcaatattatatttctcAAGATGTAAGCCTAAGAAAAAGTGTGAAGGAATAGCAACAAAGAATGGAAACTTGTTTTCTATATGGAACTATGATGGTAAAATTGCATTTGAGGATATCATTGAAGCAACCGAAGACTTTGACCTCAAGTACTGTATTGGGACAGGAGCATATGGCAGTGTTTATAGAGCACAATTACCCAGTGGAAATATTGTTGCGCTAAAAAAGCTCCACCATGTGGAATCTCAAAATCCATCATTTGAAAGAAGTTTTCAGAATGAGGTGAAGATGTTAACAAAAATTCGTCATAAAAATATCGTAAAGCTTCATGGCTATTGCCTCCACAATCGATGCATGTTTCTAGTCTATCAATACATGGAAAGAggtagtttattttatattttgaataacgAAGTGGAAGCTAAGGAATTGAATTGGAATAAGAGGGTGAATGTGATTAAAGGGATGGCAGAGGCTTTATCCTACATGCATCATGATTGTATCCCACCAATTGTTCATCGAGACGTAACAAGTAGCAATGTTCTATTAAACTCACAATTAGAGGCTCATGTCTCGGACTTTGGAACAGCTAGACTCCTTGATCCTGATTCCTCAAATCAAACCTTGGCAGTTGGCACATGTGGCTACATTGCTCCAGGTGAATGTTATTGTCTATTACAAGATcacaatatttttatcaatttctagaattgatatgataatatattttgataagtTAACTTTATCTTTTTTGTCCGCAACAGAACTTGCTTATACAATGAGTGTGACAGAAAAGTGTGATGTTTATAGTTTTGGAGTGGTGATTTTGGAAACATTAATGGGAAAACATCCTGGAGAGCTAATTGCATCATTATTTAACCCAACTACTCAAAGTATGTTGTTGAAAGATCTCTTGGATTCAcgtcttcctcttcctcttcaaaAAGATGCTAAAGACATACATCTTGTGGTAAATGTAGCATTATCATGTTTGTGCTCCAAACCAGACTTAAGGCCATCAATGCAACAAGTGGTTAAGAAACTCTCTAGTTTGAAAATACCATTTTATTTGCCTCTCCATGAAGTTTTTATCCATCAATTGATGAGCCAAGAAATAGGTCTTGTTTCATCTGAGTTTCATGAATATACTGAGCCATAGGGAAGGGAATTACATGTAATCAATTTTCCTAATGCAACAAAGGGAAGGGAAGTTACCATTATTTGTTCAGTGTGATTCATCATACGATCAAGATCAAGtggaaaatgaatatatttactTACTTTGCCTCCACCAAGGCCATTGCAGTGACCTTCCTCTAGTCACCAACGGTGAGCAGACCACCATAGGGTGGCTCGTCGGCGTTGCTGGTCGCCACTGAAGCTATTGTCGGAGTTTCTTCAGGCATTTTAATTAAATGGACAAAAGGGTTTTCCATTGTAGATATGGTTAGGGTCTCGGCTTTCAAGCAATTTCAATATGAGAAGCTTCTATTTAAACATTAcgaaaagaaggagaaaataaattaaacaaaaaaaaaaaagaagaagcatacAATGGTGATTGAAGACGATGGGATTGAAGTGATGTGTCGGGTTGTGGATGCTATGTGGGGCTCCTGGCGATTATTTGGAGAATGGAGGTTGAAGATGGAAATAGGATTTATGTAGTGAATGGGCTGAATGGTTTGTGTGTCAAAGTATAGATGGAGAAGAATGATGAATCGAAGTGCTATGATGTTATACAAAATTTAACACATTGAACACTCTTTGGACTAAATTCATTGCTTTAAGAAGTATTTTTGTGGAGAGagtaattctatttttttttatataattgattgacaaaaatatatttaatcttaaaaatatatttaatcttaaaaatgaTGGTAGACCACTTTATAGATTTTGATTGAGATGATAAatgatttgtttttcattttggttaaattttaaattgaaaataatattttttttaattttaatttattgatgattaacattatttaatcttaaaaattacaccacgatttttttttttcaatttttcattataaatagttataattttCCATAGATTTTTCATTTATACCATCTAACCTATCCTTGTGTTTGGATACATGATTCACCAATACTTCAATTTAGGTTATGTATTTATGTCTGATATATATTCGTGTTCGTTATTATAAGAtactttatcaatatttatcaatgaaatatctaatttatgAAATTGTAGTAgccatatatatttattatttttttaagaattattgtacattattcaatattcatatatcataatatcatattattttcaaaataaacgttGACATATCAGATACGTGTTATATCCGATATACATATCGGATACGTGTCATATCCGATACACGTATTGTATAGTATCATCCGATATACGTATCGTATTGTATTATTGTGGACACAATTTCATAACCTTTAAATAGGTTGAATTTAAGCTAAGCTAATCTCTTTCCAAATagttcatttttcaaatatttttcttagacaaggcaattcaaatttattgaatcatatttttcttatttgaataaaatatattttaatttcgattaaattcaaaataatatttagatattaacaaattattaataattcaaGAATATTAGTAttgatgatatattttaattaatctttctttatattatttttcattaaaatctCATTTATAGTTTTTTCTATTGAAATTGACAAACTTTTTCTTGATTGtcgatatt
Coding sequences:
- the LOC114166616 gene encoding MDIS1-interacting receptor like kinase 2-like, producing the protein MNESIMANCFCSLLVMALYMMGELSSVFGAINQEREALLNSGWWNDYRNISDHCRWVSIDCNEAGSVIAIDSWYMKTPSSQELLWIDKLNFTAFPNLVTLYLTGMGLRGSIPTAIGSLTNLTYIDLSKNILQGSIPPEFGNLTQLQTLSFFHNSLSGSIPSTLGQLMNLKFMYLDSNKLEGRIPTEFGNLTKLVKLYLSDNLLTGSIPPNLGQLESLTYFFFQSNQITGPIPVEFGNLKSLQRLYLSNNSLNGSIPPTLGRLDNLVHLFLDSNQIEGYIPEELGNLFQLEVLRLNHNKISGLIPAKLFQMDKMFSLYLSSNQLCGSIPFETMKCPYATIVDLSHNLFNGSITSQIGCVSDLSLSHNFLVGEIPFPFRRSSVLTRLDLSYNNLSGKLHKELASLSYINLSYNSFDFSQDLDSKSGVPDYCYFKEDSLINDHHMPNFSYCHLLNQTNPQTRKSKPVIMLILLPIIFFILLLLLSILYFSRCKPKKKCEGIATKNGNLFSIWNYDGKIAFEDIIEATEDFDLKYCIGTGAYGSVYRAQLPSGNIVALKKLHHVESQNPSFERSFQNEVKMLTKIRHKNIVKLHGYCLHNRCMFLVYQYMERGSLFYILNNEVEAKELNWNKRVNVIKGMAEALSYMHHDCIPPIVHRDVTSSNVLLNSQLEAHVSDFGTARLLDPDSSNQTLAVGTCGYIAPELAYTMSVTEKCDVYSFGVVILETLMGKHPGELIASLFNPTTQSMLLKDLLDSRLPLPLQKDAKDIHLVVNVALSCLCSKPDLRPSMQQVVKKLSSLKIPFYLPLHEVFIHQLMSQEIGLVSSEFHEYTEP